A window of Desulfuromonas soudanensis genomic DNA:
ACATCGCCCGCGAGCGCCGCGCCCACGGCACCCGAAGCGGCGACGTTTTTGTCTCGACCTGGGCGGCGGTTGCCGGACGCAAGGACTCAAAGCGCATTCGAAAAGACGGCGACGAATCAGTCTCCCTCGATCTCGTATTGGAGCAGTGGCGCAAGGACGGATTCAAAATCGGGGTGATCGTCGATGAGGCGCATCATACCTTTTCTTCCGGGACCGAATCGGTGCGCTATTACCGCGAGGTACTGCAACCCGATTTCACCCTGATGATCACCGCCACCCCGGACGATCAGGATGCGGAGAGCTTTCGCAAATCGGCCGGGATTGCGGTCATGCACAGGATCACTGTCAGCCGACTCGATGCGGTGAGTGCCGGCCTGATCAAGCCGGGGATCAAGTCTGTCGCCTATCTGGCCGGGGAGCAGCACCGCGAGCTGGTCGATTTCGGCCAGGCGGCCTTGGCTGACGGGGTGCGAGTACATAACGCGATCAAGGCGCAACTGGTCACGGAAGGCATCGACCTGGTGCCGCTCATGCTCGTCCAGGTCGCCTCGACCGATAAGAGCGTGGAAAAAGCGAAGATGGATCTGATGGCCCTCGGCATGGCGGAGGATGCCATTGCCGTTTATACCTCGAAGGAGCCGGACGACGACCTGCTGGCGGTGGCGCGGGACGAATCCAAGGAAGCGCTGATCTTCAAGATGGCGGTCGCCCTCGGTTTCGACGCGCCGCGCGCCTTTACCCTGGTGTCGATGCGAGGGGCGCAGGACAAGGACTTCGGAACCCAGATCGTCGGCCGCATCCTGCGCGTCGACTGGCGGCTGCAAAGCCGTGCGACCAGCGAGTTGCTCAAATACGGGTATGTCTTTCTCGCCGATGCGGAGAAGCAGGCAGGGCTCTCCGGCGCCGCCGATCGCATCAACGCGGTGCGCAGCGAACTGGCCAAAATCAGCCCCTTTACCATGCTGGTCAGGATGGGCGACAACCCGACGGTTCAAGTCGTCGAAAACGGGCAGTCCTCGTTTTTGCCCAAAGGATGGAGTCCGCCGCCTCTGCCGACTGAGACCGCTGGTGGCACCGATACTGTTCGCCCCTTTGCCGGGCAGATCGACCTGGTCGGATTTTTCCTTGAGACCGATGACGATCATCCGTACACGAGGGCTGCGACTCAAGGTGTCGTGGGCAAAAACGCGCCGGGGATGAAGGTTTATCCTTTGCGTCCCGGAATGGAGCGGGTATTCAAACGGGAGCAACTCAATCTCGATACATCCGGTTTGCTGAGAGCGGTCGAGGCACGCATCCGCATCGACGACTCGGTCTTTACCGCCGGATTTCGCCAGGCAGTGAGCATCCAGCGCAAGGAAGAGGAAATCTTCACCCACGACGTGCACTACGGCGAATATCAGGCCAGGCTCTCCGATGCCGAGATTGCCCGCCGTGCCCAGCTTCTTCTCTTCGAACCTGACTACCTCGACCCCCGCGAGTTGCAGGCCGCTCTTTTGAATCGACTGCGCAAGGAATGCAGGGAGCGCGGTTTTCTCGAGGTTCTCGAATCGCCCGAGAAACTACGGCAAGCGATGCACCTCATTCTCGTTTCTCACCCGAAACTGCTACGCGAGGCAGTGCGCATCTGTTGTGCCGAAAACGCCGAACTTGTTGACACCGCGCCCCTGCCGGAAGTGATGTCGTGGCCGACCGGCTGCGCAGTAGAGCGGCTGGCGGCCTATCAAGCCTTCCCTCCGGACCTGAACAAGGACGAACTGGCTTTTGCGCAACTCCTTGACGTTGAAATGTCCGGTCAAATCGTCTGGTGGCATCGCAACGAACCCCGCAAGCCCTGGTCGGCCGGGTTGGTCATGCCCGACGGAACCCATTACTATCCAGACTTTCTGGTAAAGATTAAAGGGCGTACCAGGGGAGACGGTATTCTACTGATCGAGGTCAAAGGTGAGCATTTGATCAACAGTATGAACACCCCAGACAAGGCCGCAGCCAGCCACAAGCTCTACAGCAAGCCGCTGATGGTCATGAAGGAAAATTCCGGGCGCTGGATGACATTGCGTTACAATGACCGAACCGGCAAGAACGAGCCTGATGCGATCTTCCGGCTGGATGCGCTGGCGGAGTATTAGACCCTAAATGGCAGACCAAAAACTGTACAATAACGCGCGGGAAATTTGATGAAAATCTTCCTCCCGGAAATCCGCTGTGATGCAGATGGGTTCTCTCGGCTCATTCAACTTGCGACCGAAACAAGAGCATGTTGGTTCGATGACATCGAAGTCGACATGAGCCACGTTTCGTGGTTCGATGCCAATATGTGCGCTCCATTTGGCGCCATTCTTTACAAGATGGGATACGACAACAATACGGTCACCCTGACCAATGCCCCCACCAGCGTCGAAGCGATTCTATCCAAAAACGGCTTCTTGTGTAACTATGGCAGGCCCCGGCGTTTGGACACCTACGGTTCGACGGTTGAATACAAGCGGTTCGAACCGAAGGATGATCGCTACTTTGCCGAATATGTCGAAAAACAACTGGTTGACAAGGGAATTCCGGAGATGTCACCGGGGTTGGTTAAAAAATTTCGCGAAAGCATTTATGAAATTTTCAGCAACGCAGTGATTCATTCTCAAACCAAACTGGGAATTTTTTCTTGCGGCCAGTATTTTCCCAAAAAGCACCGGATGGATTTTTCAGTCGCAGACCTGGGTATCGGAATACAGCAAAATCTCCACGAACGGCTCGGCCTCGACCTGCCTGCCGAGCAGGCGATCAACTGGGCACTGGAAGGGAAAAACACCACCAAATCCGGCCCAATACCTGGCGGGCTGGGGCTCAAACTCCTTCGCGAATTCATTGAACTGAATCAAGGGCGGATCCAGGTTGTCTCAGACAAGGGGTATTGGGAATTATGTCGGGGAAAAGTTTTGACAAAGGTTTTTCCTGAGCCATTTCCAGGTACTGTGGTTAATATTGAAATCAATACCGCCGATACCAAATCCTA
This region includes:
- a CDS encoding DEAD/DEAH box helicase, which produces MIAQPKGYQTEAKNNVLDIFRYANAQIDAATDPDSRRAAIAHNGCVLIQAPTGAGKTLIAGLVAQELSRDPDIKIVWLWFTPFAGLVEQARIAIKAEFNGLRVRDIARERRAHGTRSGDVFVSTWAAVAGRKDSKRIRKDGDESVSLDLVLEQWRKDGFKIGVIVDEAHHTFSSGTESVRYYREVLQPDFTLMITATPDDQDAESFRKSAGIAVMHRITVSRLDAVSAGLIKPGIKSVAYLAGEQHRELVDFGQAALADGVRVHNAIKAQLVTEGIDLVPLMLVQVASTDKSVEKAKMDLMALGMAEDAIAVYTSKEPDDDLLAVARDESKEALIFKMAVALGFDAPRAFTLVSMRGAQDKDFGTQIVGRILRVDWRLQSRATSELLKYGYVFLADAEKQAGLSGAADRINAVRSELAKISPFTMLVRMGDNPTVQVVENGQSSFLPKGWSPPPLPTETAGGTDTVRPFAGQIDLVGFFLETDDDHPYTRAATQGVVGKNAPGMKVYPLRPGMERVFKREQLNLDTSGLLRAVEARIRIDDSVFTAGFRQAVSIQRKEEEIFTHDVHYGEYQARLSDAEIARRAQLLLFEPDYLDPRELQAALLNRLRKECRERGFLEVLESPEKLRQAMHLILVSHPKLLREAVRICCAENAELVDTAPLPEVMSWPTGCAVERLAAYQAFPPDLNKDELAFAQLLDVEMSGQIVWWHRNEPRKPWSAGLVMPDGTHYYPDFLVKIKGRTRGDGILLIEVKGEHLINSMNTPDKAAASHKLYSKPLMVMKENSGRWMTLRYNDRTGKNEPDAIFRLDALAEY
- a CDS encoding ATP-binding protein; its protein translation is MKIFLPEIRCDADGFSRLIQLATETRACWFDDIEVDMSHVSWFDANMCAPFGAILYKMGYDNNTVTLTNAPTSVEAILSKNGFLCNYGRPRRLDTYGSTVEYKRFEPKDDRYFAEYVEKQLVDKGIPEMSPGLVKKFRESIYEIFSNAVIHSQTKLGIFSCGQYFPKKHRMDFSVADLGIGIQQNLHERLGLDLPAEQAINWALEGKNTTKSGPIPGGLGLKLLREFIELNQGRIQVVSDKGYWELCRGKVLTKVFPEPFPGTVVNIEINTADTKSYCLSSEISPDDIF